The following are encoded together in the Euwallacea fornicatus isolate EFF26 chromosome 29, ASM4011564v1, whole genome shotgun sequence genome:
- the mri gene encoding BTB/POZ domain-containing protein 10 isoform X1 has product MFWIISRDLQICIRYIYPVVKCFLPQRKMAGTSDRHYHNDTSSDTEDYTDDRRRKVFKNRIRSRGLLQTVVIQSKTGQMGIPPLSPQQHQTAPLFPNDDRVTLVVDSTRFVVDPALFVAHPNTMLGRMFSSSLDTHPNERGEYEVAEGIPASVFRSILEYYKGGLIKCPPSISVQELREACDYLLIPFDASTVKCQNLRGLLHELSNEGARCQFEVFLEDLILPLMVNSAQRGDRECHIVVLLDDDTVDWDEEYPPQMGEEYSQTVNSTAMYRFFKYIENRDVAKQVLKDRGLKKIRLGIEGYPTYKEKVRKRPGGRAEVIYNYVQRPFIHMSWEKEEAKSRHVDFQCVKSKSVTNLAEATADPALELDARGNPIITATIGDPAPVDMPALDNEEGAVGGIPDLFPANNLPPDDPNV; this is encoded by the exons ATGTTCTGGATTATATCCAGAGACCTCCAGATTTGCATCAGATACATTTATCCAGTTGTAAAGTGCTTTCTACCCCAACGGAAAATGGCAGGCACTAGTGATCGCCACTATCACAATGATACAAGCAGTGATACTGAAGATTATACAGATGATAGACGAAGAAAGGTTTTCAAAAACAGAATCAG ATCTCGAGGTTTGCTTCAAACTGTAGTCATCCAATCCAAAACTGGACAAATGGGCATCCCTCCACTATCTCCACAGCAACACCAAACGGCTCCTCTTTTCCCTAATGACGATCGCGTTACTTTAGTGGTAGACAGCACTCGATTTGTTGTCGATCCCGCCCTCTTTGTGGCTCACCCAAATACCATGCTTGGTCGAATGTTCAG CTCTTCTTTGGACACACATCCGAATGAGAGGGGTGAATATGAGGTAGCAGAAGGTATTCCAGCTTCAGTATTTCGGTCTATTTTGGAATACTACAAGGGAGGTCTGATCAAATGCCCCCCTTCAATATCTGTTCAAGAGCTGAGAGAGGCTTGTGATTATCTGCTCATCCCCTTTGATGCTTCTACAGTTAAATGTCAAAACTTAA GGGGGCTTTTGCATGAATTATCAAACGAGGGTGCTCGCTGccaatttgaagtttttctcGAAGATCTAATTTTGCCTTTGATGGTTAATTCAGCCCAAAGGGGCGATCGGGAGTGTCATATTGTAGTTTTACTTGATGACGATACTGTTGATTGGGATGAAGAATATCCCCCTCAGATGGGGGAAGAATATAGTCAGACCGTGAATAGCACTGCAATGTATAGGTTTTTCAAGTATATTGAAAACCGAGATGTGGCCAAacaggtgctcaaagacagaGGTCTGAAGAAAATTAGGTTGGGAATTGAAGGATACCCTACCTACAAGGAGAAAGTGAGGAAACGCCCCGGTGGCAGGGCTGAGGTGATTTACAATTATGTCCAAAGGCCTTTTATCCACATGTCATGGGAGAAGGAAGAGGCAAAGAGCAGACACGTGGACTTTCAATGTGTAAAATCCAAGAGTGTTACAAATTTAGCTGAGGCAACTGCAGATCCAGCTTTGGAGTTAGATGCAAGAG GTAATCCTATTATCACTGCCACCATCGGAGACCCGGCTCCTGTTGATATGCCCGCTTTAGATAATGAGGAAGGGGCAGTCGGAGGCATCCCTGATCTATTCCCTGCCAACAATTTACCACCCGACGATCCTAACGTTTAA
- the mri gene encoding BTB/POZ domain-containing protein 10 isoform X2: MGIPPLSPQQHQTAPLFPNDDRVTLVVDSTRFVVDPALFVAHPNTMLGRMFSSSLDTHPNERGEYEVAEGIPASVFRSILEYYKGGLIKCPPSISVQELREACDYLLIPFDASTVKCQNLRGLLHELSNEGARCQFEVFLEDLILPLMVNSAQRGDRECHIVVLLDDDTVDWDEEYPPQMGEEYSQTVNSTAMYRFFKYIENRDVAKQVLKDRGLKKIRLGIEGYPTYKEKVRKRPGGRAEVIYNYVQRPFIHMSWEKEEAKSRHVDFQCVKSKSVTNLAEATADPALELDARGNPIITATIGDPAPVDMPALDNEEGAVGGIPDLFPANNLPPDDPNV, encoded by the exons ATGGGCATCCCTCCACTATCTCCACAGCAACACCAAACGGCTCCTCTTTTCCCTAATGACGATCGCGTTACTTTAGTGGTAGACAGCACTCGATTTGTTGTCGATCCCGCCCTCTTTGTGGCTCACCCAAATACCATGCTTGGTCGAATGTTCAG CTCTTCTTTGGACACACATCCGAATGAGAGGGGTGAATATGAGGTAGCAGAAGGTATTCCAGCTTCAGTATTTCGGTCTATTTTGGAATACTACAAGGGAGGTCTGATCAAATGCCCCCCTTCAATATCTGTTCAAGAGCTGAGAGAGGCTTGTGATTATCTGCTCATCCCCTTTGATGCTTCTACAGTTAAATGTCAAAACTTAA GGGGGCTTTTGCATGAATTATCAAACGAGGGTGCTCGCTGccaatttgaagtttttctcGAAGATCTAATTTTGCCTTTGATGGTTAATTCAGCCCAAAGGGGCGATCGGGAGTGTCATATTGTAGTTTTACTTGATGACGATACTGTTGATTGGGATGAAGAATATCCCCCTCAGATGGGGGAAGAATATAGTCAGACCGTGAATAGCACTGCAATGTATAGGTTTTTCAAGTATATTGAAAACCGAGATGTGGCCAAacaggtgctcaaagacagaGGTCTGAAGAAAATTAGGTTGGGAATTGAAGGATACCCTACCTACAAGGAGAAAGTGAGGAAACGCCCCGGTGGCAGGGCTGAGGTGATTTACAATTATGTCCAAAGGCCTTTTATCCACATGTCATGGGAGAAGGAAGAGGCAAAGAGCAGACACGTGGACTTTCAATGTGTAAAATCCAAGAGTGTTACAAATTTAGCTGAGGCAACTGCAGATCCAGCTTTGGAGTTAGATGCAAGAG GTAATCCTATTATCACTGCCACCATCGGAGACCCGGCTCCTGTTGATATGCCCGCTTTAGATAATGAGGAAGGGGCAGTCGGAGGCATCCCTGATCTATTCCCTGCCAACAATTTACCACCCGACGATCCTAACGTTTAA
- the Nxt1 gene encoding NTF2-related export protein produces MANIELKAKIDQACRVAEEFTKLYYETTDKRRQLMERLYLDTGLLSWNGNGVKGKKNIQTFISNLPYSDHTLVTLDAQPILDSAVNGQLTFMIQASGTVKFQDKTPKTFQQNFIVTAQGDKWKIVSDCFRIQEPLSK; encoded by the exons ATGGCCAATATTGAG TTGAAAGCGAAAATCGACCAAGCCTGCCGAGTAGCTGAAGAATTCACTAAACTCTATTATGAAACCACAGACAAAAGACGACAA CTTATGGAAAGGCTTTACTTGGACACGGGACTATTGTCATGGAATGGGAATGGAGTCAAAGGCAAGAAAAACATACAAACATTCATCAGCAACCTACCATATTCCGATCACACTCTAGTGACATTGGATGCACAACCTATATTAG ATAGTGCTGTTAATGGGCAGTTAACATTCATGATTCAGGCCAGTGGTACTGTGAAGTTTCAAGACAAAACGCCAAAAACATTccaacaaaatttcattgtcaCAGCTCAGGGGGATAAGTGGAAAATTGTCAGTGATTGTTTTAGAATACAGGAGCCTTTAAGCAAATAG
- the Uch-L5 gene encoding ubiquitin carboxyl-terminal hydrolase isozyme L5, whose protein sequence is MSEKAGDWCLIESDPGVFSELIREFGCKGIQVEEMWSLEDNLFVNLRPIHGLIFLFKWTNDTSEPSGSLVQDNRLDKIFFAKQVIENACATQAILSVLLNCRHPDVKLGPTLTELKDFCQGFDANMKGLTISNSQVISSVHNSFARQQIFEFDPTFSKKQEDAYHFISYVPIDGRLYELDGLKEGPIDLGAIPADTEWTDIVKPIIEKRMKRYSEGEIHFNLMALISDRIMMYERRMEDVQKKIDAGSTEESYKSQINDCKLLIREEETKRNQYRIENIRRKHNYLPLIVEILKLLAKEGKLMPLYEQAKDRALKRQKVKN, encoded by the exons atgagtGAAAAAGCAGGAGACTGGTGTTTAATAGAAAGCGACCCTGGAGTCTTTTCCGAACTGATTCGCGAATTTG GATGTAAGGGGATCCAAGTTGAAGAGATGTGGAGTTTGGAGGACAACCTCTTTGTCAACCTTCg cCCTATTCATGGCTTGATTTTCCTTTTCAAATGGACAAATGATACATCAGAGCCAAGTGGCTCACTTGTTCAAGACAACAGGCTAGACAAGATCTTTTTTGCCAAACAAGTAATAGAAAATGCCTGTGCCACTCAAGCAATCTTAAGTGTTTTGCTCAATTGTCGCCACCCTGATGTCAAACTAGGCCCTACTCTCACAGAACTGAAGGATTTCTGCCAGGGCTTTGATGCCAACATGAAAGGCCTGACAATCAGTAATTCCCAAGTGATTAGTTCTGTTCACAACTCATTCGCGCGACAGCAAATCTTTGAATTCGACCCCACTTTCAGTAAGAAGCAAGAAGATGCCTATCACTTTATTAGTTATGTTCCCATTGATGGAAGGCTGTATGAGTTGGATGGACTAAAAGAGGGACCTATTGACTTGGGTGCCATTCCTGCTGATACAGAATGGACTGATATTGTTAAGCCTATTATTGAGAAGAGGATGAAGag ATATAGTGAGGGAGAAATCCACTTCAATTTAATGGCGTTAATTAGCGATCGCATAATGATGTATGAGCGCAGAATGGAAGATGtgcagaaaaaaatcgatgcaGGCTCCACTGaagaaagttacaaaagtCAGATCAATGATTGTAAGTTGCTGATACGAGAGGAGGAGACCAAAAGGAATCAGTATAGAATAGAGAATATTAGGCGAAAGCACAACTATTTGCCCTTGATAgtggagattttgaagctgCTGGCGAAGGAGGGAAAACTTATGCCTTTGTATGAACAAGCAAAAGATAGAGCTTTGAAGAggcaaaaagtgaaaaattaa
- the LOC136347706 gene encoding glutathione S-transferase D4-like, translated as MAPKLYYFPMSPTCRAVLMVAKAIGLELELEEVEREFLRTEEMLEINPQHTVPLLIDPVENFSIWDSHAIAIYLVGQYATEDSLYPKSDVKKCALITQRLHFDNLLFEKCKDAFHPVLAGVADEVTDESKESILEYLGILDIFLKDKPWIAGEDLTIADLTLLAIITTIEEVAFAIDPERFPRLTKWLTNGKNLVYFEECNKEGLNKFKEMSRHEVPLI; from the exons ATGGCTCCAAAATTGTACTACTTTCCAATGAGCCCCACCTGCAGAGCAGTTCTTATGGTGGCCAAAGCCATTGGACTGGAGCTGGAGCTTGAAGAAGTGGAGAGGGAGTTTTTGAGGACAGAGGAGATGTTAGAG ATAAATCCCCAACACACTGTACCGCTTTTGATAGACCCggttgaaaatttctcaatctGGGACAGTCACGCAATTGCCATTTATCTCGTTGGGCAATACGCCACAGAGGACTCTTTGTACCCCAAAAGCGACGTGAAAAAATGCGCCCTAATCACTCAACGCCTGCATTTCGACAATCTCCTATTTGAAAAGTGCAAAGATGCGTTT CACCCAGTATTGGCAGGAGTAGCAGACGAAGTCACAGACGAATCCAAAGAGAGCATTCTTGAATACTTGGgaattttggatattttccTGAAGGATAAGCCATGGATTGCTGGAGAGGACCTCACTATTGCCGACCTCACCCTTTTAGCTATAATTACCACTATAGAGGAGGTGGCGTTTGCAATTGATCCCGAGCGATTTCCGAGGTTAACAAAATGGTTAACCAATGggaaaaatttagtttattttgagGAGTGCAACAAAGAAGGGTTGAATAAGTTTAAAGAAATGAGCCGGCACGAAGTGCCTTTAATTTAA
- the LOC136347468 gene encoding uncharacterized protein has protein sequence MAPTLYMSEISPSCRAVLMAAKTLGLTLKVKKIDLAKNEQLTSHFLKQINPQHTIPTLIDNGFVIWDSHAIIAFLVGKYGNDDELYSQDIMERALIDQRLHFDSSVVNNFTRTILNPMLYEHFNINLDDHKVSIHKTYALMEKFLRSFPWIAGRKVTIADLSLIPSITSLNVLVPIDKAEYPNLTNWIERAEALPCYVENKNGLNQLRNLLHGKCCCPCFSLDWSSFCVRGWFKVLPYRVISEKAIIRCSDFEQCEYRVLIKMGKLKLYYAQMSPAARSSLLTIEALGLDVELVPINLVAGEHLTPQFLKKNPLHTVPTLEDGDFHLFDSHAINAYLVSKYGKDDSLYPKDPEKRAIVDQRLHFDSGIVFPRMGAIVVALLRGGAKTIEKDKADLVSQAYQSLETLLEGKKYVAGNELTIADFSLIATISSLNSAIVPIASNTYPRISEWLSRMQALPYYKTNQIGVDQFKGMIQSKLA, from the exons ATGGCACCCACACTGTATATGTCAGAAATTAGCCCTTCGTGCAGGGCCGTATTGATGGCCGCCAAGACTTTGGGACTGACTTTGAAAGTGAAGAAGATCGATCTTGCCAAGAACGAGCAGTTAACGTCGCATTttcttaaa CAGATCAACCCTCAGCACACTATTCCGACCCTCATAGACAACGGTTTTGTCATCTGGGACAGTCACGCCATTATCGCCTTTCTTGTGGGTAAATATGGCAACGACGACGAGCTTTACAGTCAAGACATCATGGAAAGAGCCCTTATTGATCAAAGATTACACTTTGACTCTTCAGTGGTGAACAATTTCACCAGAACCATCCTG AATCCCATGCTctatgagcactttaacatcaATCTCGATGACCACAAAGTATCCATTCACAAGACTTACGCTTTAATGGAGAAATTCCTGAGGAGTTTTCCGTGGATTGCAGGCAGGAAGGTGACAATTGCCGACTTGAGTCTCATTCCATCCATTACTTCCTTGAACGTATTAGTACCCATTGATAAGGCGGAGTATCCGAACCTCACCAATTGGATAGAAAGGGCGGAGGCTTTGCCTTGCTACGTAGAGAACAAGAATGGTTTGAATCAGCTCAGGAACTTGTTGCATGGCAAGTGTTGTTGTCCCTGT TTCAGTCTTGATTGGTCGTCATTTTGCGTTCGAGGGTGGTTCAAGGTTCTGCCTTACAGAGTTATTTCAGAGAAGGCGATTATTCGGTGTTCTGATTTCGAGCAGTGCGAGTATCGCGTACTAATTAAAATGGGTAAACTAAAGCTGTACTACGCTCAAATGAGCCCTGCAGCCAGATCTTCGTTGTTGACCATCGAAGCTTTGGGCTTGGACGTGGAATTGGTACCAATCAATCTTGTTGCCGGTGAACATCTCACGCCACAGTTTTTGAAG aaaaaccCGCTCCACACCGTGCCAACCCTTGAAGATGGTGATTTTCACCTCTTCGATAGTCATGCAATTAACGCCTATTTGGTTAGCAAATATGGAAAAGACGATTCCCTCTATCCGAAAGATCCTGAAAAACGCGCCATTGTGGATCAGAGGTTGCATTTCGACTCTGGAATCGTATTTCCCAGGATGGGAGCCATTGTT gtAGCTCTCCTTCGAGGCGGAGCCAAGACCATCGAAAAAGACAAGGCAGATCTCGTCTCCCAAGCCTATCAATCCCTGGAAACCCTCCTCGAGGGCAAGAAATACGTGGCAGGAAACGAGCTCACCATAGCAGATTTTAGCTTAATTGCTACAATATCCAGTCTCAATTCTGCCATCGTACCTATAGCCTCCAATACTTACCCCAGAATTAGCGAGTGGTTGTCTAGGATGCAGGCTTTGCcttattataaaacaaatcagATTGGGGTTGATCAGTTTAAGGGAATGATTCAGAGCAAACTGGCCTAG
- the LOC136347694 gene encoding uncharacterized protein, which produces MTLKICSLLFLASMAAAVANHGPQVFEHLDEQTHPYTRISRHLGKSQSLNIYQPQQDRLKSIYDGQQRADFRNLKLSSATLGPFDGDSDWKPFQPRIWNQKQGRSFDLNVAASQAEITVSSDTEDQPIEYVYVSPSMLKNHLALDADVAQEILENPAPKQSHDINELQRLLGESPSAQLQGLQKLLDTKPAVEIDHNGSPRQFEDLQKRLDAVNKARANNVLAAAQKQAEAHVQAQHEAILRAQKQAQEEAFAKIEAHNRGTMHKKVPSSTPVPEVSALQERPLEEVLISSPGGYSGHYASASEDLRNAKPQIPVEFSTTRLPFPEGPQLYSPNDVQTYSPVSPYTPQLVQHHQIPSTEATLVNMVPNILHETYQTEKLNKLHEDKVHEYAAKYSFGYRVLDEKHGNDYGHQEARDGIVTKGRYFVNLPDGRKQNVEYYSDKNGYHARVTYETVGVHTYVSNDLAGHAAQEPIEEDPK; this is translated from the exons aTGACGCTCAAAATTTGCTct CTGCTCTTTCTGGCCTCAATGGCTGCAGCTGTGGCAAACCATGGTCCGCAAGTCTTTGAGCACTTAGATGAGCAGACTCATCCGTACACCAGAATCTCAAGGCACCTAGGCAAGAGCCAATCCCTTAACATTTACCAGCCCCAACAAGACCGCCTCAAATCCATCTATGACGGGCAACAACGGGCGGACTTtaggaatttgaagctctcGTCAGCCACTCTTGGACCCTTCGACGGGGACAGTGATTGGAAGCCCTTTCAGCCAAGAATTTGGAATCAAAAGCAGGGAAGGAGTTTTGACTTAAATGTGGCTGCGAGTCAAGCTGAGATTACAGTGAGTTCAGATACAGAAGACCAGCCCATTGAGTATGTGTACGTATCTCCGAGTATGTTGAAGAACCATTTGGCTTTGGACGCTGACGTTGctcaagaaattttagaaaatccaGCTCCAAAACAAAGTCATGACATAAATGAACTGCAGAGGCTGTTGGGTGAAAGCCCTTCCGCCCAGCTTCAGGGGCTCCAGAAGCTGTTAGATACTAAGCCGGCAGTGGAGATTGACCACAATGGATCTCCACGGCAATTTGAAGATTTGCAAAAGCGGTTGGACGCAGTTAACAAAGCAAGGGCAAACAACGTGCTGGCAGCAGCTCAGAAGCAAGCTGAGGCTCACGTTCAAGCTCAACATGAAGCTATACTAAGAGCTCAAAAGCAGGCCCAAGAAGAAGCTTTTGCCAAAATTGAGGCTCATAACCGGGGAACGATGCATAAAAAAGTTCCTTCTTCCACCCCCGTTCCGGAAGTGTCAGCTTTGCAGGAAAGACCGTTAGAGGAAGTCCTAATAAGCTCCCCTGGAGGATATAGCGGACATTATGCTTCGGCCTCAGAAGATTTGCGCAATGCCAAACCTCAAATCCCAGTAGAATTCTCCACTACAAGGCTTCCATTTCCGGAGGGTCCTCAGTTGTACAGCCCTAACGATGTCCAGACTTATTCCCCAGTGTCTCCGTACACCCCTCAATTAGTCCAGCATCACCAAATTCCTTCAACCGAAGCTACTCTGGTGAATATGGTTCCTAATATTCTGCATGAAACTTACCAGacggaaaaattaaacaagcTACATGAGGACAAA GTTCACGAATATGCTGCAAAATACTCCTTTGGATATCGAGTCCTAGACGAGAAACACGGCAACGATTATGGACATCAGGAGGCACGTGATGGAATAGTGACCAAAGGGCGATACTTTGTGAACCTTCCCGATGGGAGGAAACAGAACGTGGAATATTATTCCGACAAAAATGGGTACCACGCAAGGGTCACCTATGAGACTGTTGGAGTACACACTTATGTTTCGAATGACCTTGCAGGACATGCTGCACAAGAGCCCATAGAGGAGGATCCTAAATAA
- the LOC136347707 gene encoding glutathione S-transferase E14-like → MGLKLYMVWGSPPVNAVLMVAKVLNLDLELKELDFAKQENLDDWYIKINPSHTVPALDDNGFILWDSHTILMYLVETYGKSSELHYLNSVEKFRVLQVLNLDCGTVFRRMSDCIRPLFYENQTSIGQKNIKDLREVYKILDKMLEDHKFLAGDRLTIADISVFSSVVIGNLFLAVEEYIHLNEWLLKIQKMDLYAACERGVEILRAALKAKISK, encoded by the exons ATGGGCCTTAAACTTTATATGGTATGGGGCAGTCCTCCAGTTAATGCAGTTCTTATGGTCgctaaagttttaaatctaGACTTAGAGTTAAAAGAGCTAGATTTCGCCAAACAAGAGAACCTAGATGATTGGTATATCAAG attAATCCTTCCCACACAGTGCCGGCCTTGGACGataatggttttattttatggGACAGCCACACCATCTTGATGTACTTAGTTGAAACCTATGGGAAAAGCTCTGAattgcattatttaaattctgtaGAGAAATTCAGGGTACTGCAAGTTCTTAACCTAGACTGCGGCACAGTATTTCGCAGAATGAGTGACTGCATA agACCTCTTTTTTACGAAAATCAGACCTCTATTGGGCAAAAGAACATTAAAGATCTTAGAGAAGTCTATAAGATCTTGGACAAAATGTTGGAAGACCACAAATTTTTGGCCGGTGATCGACTCACCATAGCTGACATTAGTGTATTTTCCTCTGTAGTGattggaaatttgtttttagccGTAGAAGAATATATTCATTTGAACGAGTggcttttgaaaattcaaaaaatggatttgtaTGCAGCTTGCGAGAGGGGCGTAGAAATTCTTAGAGCTGCGTTAAAGGCCAAGATATCCAAGTAA
- the LOC136347699 gene encoding uncharacterized protein isoform X2 — translation MSKIDGFLIFGCVFCVVSYACANLTITQIIGPDSIEIGSKDDLILDCDFNATDEKEVVLKWFFNGLEDNIYQWIPPKEQAYSLGSLKDFIDPTYKTSMDPNQMFRALKFKEINHTLSGNYSCKVDTNDEVEWLTKQLIVYSPPTSFEIFLTNGNDQYPGDEMVFCQVFNVFPKPDLDFSLASENGTIELPENFELKKIEIPDQDGFYNVSITLTFNSSYLDSGTTKFICELSIDGTNYTDEKSVEHFVDSNKAEPSSFELLNAPQNDNFTSNFTDDGDRGNGDNYRGASILLSLLLILSLVLAT, via the exons CTTGCGCCAATCTGACCATTACACAAATCATCGGACCAGATTCGATCGAAATCGGTTCCAAGGATGATTTGATCTTGGACTGTGACTTCAACGCCACAGACGAAAAAGAAGTGGTGCTCAAATGGTTTTTTAACGGGTTGGAGGACAACATTTACCAGTGGATTCCTCCGAAGGAGCAAGCTTATTCTCTAGGGAGTTTAAAGGATTTTATTGACCCTACTTACAAGACTTCCATGGATCCTAATCAAATGTTTAGGGCGTTGAAGTTTAAGGAAATCAATCATACTTTGAGTGGAAATTACAGCTGTAAGGTGGATACTAATGATGAGGTTGAGTGGCTTACCAAGCAGCTTATTGTTTATT cccCGCCTACGTCGTTCGAAATCTTTCTAACTAATGGAAATGATCAGTATCCAGGGGATGAAATGGTGTTTTGTCAAGTATTCAACGTTTTCCCGAAGCCTGATTTAGACTTTTCCTTGGCATCAGA GAACGGCACTATCGAATTGCCTGAGAATTTCGAACTtaagaaaatagaaattccGGATCAAGATGGGTTCTACAACGTTTCTATAACGCTGACTTTTAACTCCAGTTACTTAGATTCAGGAACCaccaaatttatttgtgaGCTCAGTATCGATGGTACAAATTATACAGATGAGAAGAGTGTCGAACATTTTGTGG ATTCAAATAAAGCTGAACCTTCATCATTCGAGCTTCTCAATGCGCCTCAAAATGACAATTTCACATCTAACTTCACTGATGATGGCGACCGAG GAAATGGCGATAACTACCGAGGTGCTTCGATACTGCTCAGTCTGCTACTTATTTTATCGCTGGTTCTAGCTACTTGA
- the LOC136347699 gene encoding uncharacterized protein isoform X3 yields the protein MSKIDGFLIFGCVFCVVSYACANLTITQIIGPDSIEIGSKDDLILDCDFNATDEKEVVLKWFFNGLEDNIYQWIPPKEQAYSLGSLKDFIDPTYKTSMDPNQMFRALKFKEINHTLSGNYSCKVDTNDEVEWLTKQLIVYSPPTSFEIFLTNGNDQYPGDEMVFCQVFNVFPKPDLDFSLASENGTIELPENFELKKIEIPDQDGFYNVSITLTFNSSYLDSGTTKFICELSIDGTNYTDEKSVEHFVGNGDNYRGASILLSLLLILSLVLAT from the exons CTTGCGCCAATCTGACCATTACACAAATCATCGGACCAGATTCGATCGAAATCGGTTCCAAGGATGATTTGATCTTGGACTGTGACTTCAACGCCACAGACGAAAAAGAAGTGGTGCTCAAATGGTTTTTTAACGGGTTGGAGGACAACATTTACCAGTGGATTCCTCCGAAGGAGCAAGCTTATTCTCTAGGGAGTTTAAAGGATTTTATTGACCCTACTTACAAGACTTCCATGGATCCTAATCAAATGTTTAGGGCGTTGAAGTTTAAGGAAATCAATCATACTTTGAGTGGAAATTACAGCTGTAAGGTGGATACTAATGATGAGGTTGAGTGGCTTACCAAGCAGCTTATTGTTTATT cccCGCCTACGTCGTTCGAAATCTTTCTAACTAATGGAAATGATCAGTATCCAGGGGATGAAATGGTGTTTTGTCAAGTATTCAACGTTTTCCCGAAGCCTGATTTAGACTTTTCCTTGGCATCAGA GAACGGCACTATCGAATTGCCTGAGAATTTCGAACTtaagaaaatagaaattccGGATCAAGATGGGTTCTACAACGTTTCTATAACGCTGACTTTTAACTCCAGTTACTTAGATTCAGGAACCaccaaatttatttgtgaGCTCAGTATCGATGGTACAAATTATACAGATGAGAAGAGTGTCGAACATTTTGTGG GAAATGGCGATAACTACCGAGGTGCTTCGATACTGCTCAGTCTGCTACTTATTTTATCGCTGGTTCTAGCTACTTGA